A segment of the Streptomyces sp. XD-27 genome:
GTCCCGCCGCGCAAGCTGTCGCTGGAGCAGTCCCTCGAGTTCTGCCGTGACGACGAGTGCGTCGAGGTCACCCCGGAGGCGGTCCGCATCCGCAAGGTGAACCTGGACCAGCGGGAGCGGGCGCGCGCCGCCTCGCGGGCGAAGCACGGCTGATGCCTTAAGTCGGCGAGGCGCCGCCTGACCTTGCCTCGCCGGCCTGCTACGTAGCGCGACGGCCCGGACTTCTCCGATTCCAGCGGAGGGTCCGGGCCTTCGTCATGTCAGGAAACTGCCAGTCAATCGGATATTCACGAACGACCGTCCGCATACCGGCGAGCCGCATCCGGATGATGCGTTAACAGTCCGTTTCGCGTGCGTCTGTCTGGGGCGGCTTTGTCCGGATATCGACGCTCCGCGCGTAGATGATGTGACCAAAGCGAGACTCTTTAAGTGTGGTTTATGGGCCTGAGGTGCTCAATCATGGGGTCCATTGAGCTCGGGTCAATGGGTCACGCGCTGTGGGGAGCGCTGGCCTACGAGCGAACTCGGGGGGTACCTGGTCTTCGCCGCTGTCAGGGGTGTCAGCGTGTTGCCCGGTGCCTCCTTCTCGTAGTGACAGTGACTCCTGAGGAGGCAAACCCATGCGCGGTGCCAAGAGCGCCAAGTGGGTCGCGATGGCTGCGGTTGTGGCGCTGGCCGCGACCGCTTGTGGCGGCGACGACAGCGGCAGCGGAAACAGCGACGCGGACATCAACAAGGGCACGGCGAACCCGGAGGGGATCGTCAAGGCCCAGCTGAGCGAGCCGCAGCACCCGCTGCAGCCGGCCAACGCCAAGGAAAGCCAGGGCTCCCGTGTCCTGCGCACCATCTTCGCGGGTCTGGTCGACTACGAGCCCAACAGCCCTGACGCCAAGCTGGTGAACGTCAACGCGGAGTCGGTCACGCCGAACAAGGACTCCTCGGTCTGGACGGTCAAGCTCAAGAAGGGCTGGAAGTTCCACGACGGCACCCCGGTCACCGCCAAGTCCTACGTGGACTCCTGGAACTGGTCGGCCAACGTCAAGAACGCCCAGACCAACTCCAGCTGGTTCTCCGACATCAAGGGCTACGAGGACGTCCACCCGGAGAAGGGTGACCCGAAGTCCGACAAGATGTCCGGCCTGAAGGTCGTCAACGACAACGAGTTCACGATCACGCTCAACAGCTCGGTGTCGTACTTCGCGTACAAGCTGGCCTACGACGTGTGGGCGCCGCTGCCGGCGGGCTTCTTCAAGGACCCCAAGGGCTACGGTGAGAAGCCGGTCGGAAACGGTCCCTACGAGTTCAAGTCGTGGGACCACAACAAGCGGCTCGAGGTCCGCAAGTTCGACGGCTACCAGGGTCCGAACAAGGCCAAGAACGGCGGCATCGACTTCATCAACTACACGAAGGCCGAAGCCGCCTACGCCGACCTGCGCTCGAACAACGTGGACTGGATCGAGCTGGTCCCGTCGACCTCGCTCGCCAACTACAAGCAGGACCTCGGCGCCCGCGCCATCGACCAGGAGTACTCCGCGGTCCAGTCGATCGTCCCGGCCTTCTACACCAAGCAGTGGAAGGACATCGACCCCAAGGTCATCCAGGGCCTGTCGATGGCGATCAACCGTGAGGTCATCACCAAGACCGTGCTGCACGGCTCCCGCACCCCGGCGGACAGCTTCGTCGCCCGCGGCGTGCTGGGCCACAAGGCCGGCGCCCTCGGCGACATCGTCAAGTACGACCCGGCCAAGGCCAAGGAGCTCATCAAGCAGGGCGGCGGCGTCCCGGAGAACAAGATCTCCATCCAGTACAACGCCGACCTGGACCACAAGCCGTGGGTCGACGCCGTCTGCAACAGCATCAAGCAGGCCGTGAACGTGGACTGCGTCGGCGACCCGAAGCCGACCTTCCAGGCCGACCTCGACGCCCGTGACAAGCACCAGGTCAAGTCCATGTACCGCGGTGGCTGGGTGCTCGACTACCCGGTCAACTCCAACTTCATGCGTGACCTGTACGGCTCCAAGGCCGCCGGTAACACCAGCGGTTACGCCAACGAGAAGTTCGACGAGCTCGCGGCCAAGGCCGACAAGGCTCCCACGCTCGACGAGACGGTGAAGCTCTACCAGGAGGCGGAGCAGATCCTGGTCAAGGACATGCCGGCCATCCCGCTCTGGTACTACAAGGTCAACAGCGGTCAGTCCACCAAGATCCTCGGGAAGATCCCGTACGGTCAGGACGGCGACCCGATCTTCGACCAGGTCCAGGTGAAGAAGTAAGCATCGGGACAGCTTGCCGGTGCCGCCGTTCCGGACAACGGACGGCGGCACCGGCTCGCGGGCGTAGGTCCGTACCGCCGCGCGCCCACCCTTGATGCGCGGATCGTACGCAGGCCGCCGCCGCCCCCAACGGCATGGAGGCATGATGGGGCGCTACGTCGTCAGGCGACTGCTCCAGATGATCCCGGTGTTCATCGGGACCACTCTGTTGATTTTCCTCATGGTCAATATTCTCCCCGGCGATCCCATCAAGGCGATGTGGGGAGACAAGGCGCCGGACCCGGCCACGGTCGCGAGGCTGCGCCACGAATACGGGCTCGACCAACCCGTGCTGCAGCAGTATTGGGACTACATGGTCCGACTCTTCCAGGGCGATTTCGGTAAGACCTTCGGTGGCCGCCCGGTCATCGAGGAGATCAACCAGGCGTTCCCGACCACCCTGCGGCTGACCGGGGTCGCGCTCGCCATCGAGATCGTCGTCGGCATCGGCCTGGGTGCCTGGGCCGGGCTCAAGGCGGGCAAGGCCGTCGACACCGGCGTGCTGGTCTTCACGCTCATCGTCATCTCGATCCCGGTGTTCGTCCTCGGCTACCTCGCCCAGTTCCTCTTCGCCGACGAACTCGGCTGGGTGTCGCCGAACGTCCAGGACTCCACGGACTTCAGTCAGTTGCTGGTGCCGGGCTTTGTGCTGGCCCTGCTCTCCATGGCGTACGTGGCACGGCTGACCCGTACCACTTTCGCGGAGAACCTGCGGGCCGACTACATGCGCACCGCGCTCGCCAAGGGCCTGCCGCGCCGCCGCATCGTCGGCGTCCACCTGCTGCGGAACTCGCTCATTCCGGTGATCACTTTCCTCGGCGCCGACCTCGGCAGCCTGCTGGGCGGCGCGGTCGTCACCGAGGGCATCTTCAACGTCAAGGGTGTGGGCTACGTCCTCTACCGGGCGCTCCAGGGCAAGGAGGGCACCACGATCGTCGGTGTCGTCACGATCCTTGTCCTCATCATCCTGGTGATCAACCTGCTCATCGACCTGCTGTACGCGGTCCTGGACCCGAGGATCCGGTATGCATAGCCACACTGGGGCAAACCCGCAGAGCGCGAGCAACGCCGCTGTGGCGGAGTCGAAGACACCCAAGCCTGTCGCCACCGGCCCCGTCACGGGCGGGAAGAAGGAGCGTCCGGAGAAGGTCCGCTCCCTGTGGGGCGACGCCTGGTACGACCTGCGCCACCGGCCGATGTTCTGGATCTCGGCGGCGCTGCTGGCACTGCTGCTGACGATCGCGGCGTTCCCCGGCCTGTTCACCGACGCCGACCCCACCAAGGGCGATCTGACCAACCACTTCCTGACGAAGCCGGAGCTGTCGCACTTCTTCCAGGCCGACTGGTTCGGCTATGACGGGCAGGGCCGATCCATCTACTCCCGGGTCATCTACGGCACCCGGGCCTCGATCCTCGTCGGCGTCGGCGTGACCGTGGTGGTCACCCTCTTCGGCGGACTGGTCGGCATGCTCGCCGGGTACTTCGGCGGCTGGTTCGACGCGGTCCTCTCCCGGATCACGGACATCTTCTTCGGCATTCCGTTCCTGCTCGGCACCATGGTGGCGCTCAACGCCTTCACGGAGCGCAAGGTGTACACGGTGGTGCTGGCCCTGGCCTTCCTCGGCTGGACCTCCATCGCCCGCGTGACGCGCAGCTCCGTCATCACCGCCAAGCAGGCGGACTATGTGACGGCGGCCCGCGCACTGGGTGCCGGCACCGGCCGGATCCTGTGGCGCCACGTCCTGCCCAACGCGATCGCGCCCACCATCGTGGTGGCGACCATCGCGCTGGGTGCGTACATCTCGGCCGAAGCCACCCTGTCCTACCTGGGCATGGGCCTGGCGGCGCCGACGATCTCCTGGGGTATCGACATCTCCGATGCCCAGACGGCGATCCGCGACAACCCGCACGTCCTGATGTTCCCGGCCGGAATGCTGAGCCTCACCGTGTTCGCGTTCATCATGCTCGGCGACGCCGTCCGCGACGCCCTCGACCCGAAGCTGCGCTGAGGAGGGCGTTAAGTGACCACCATCGAGAAGACCAAGTCGGTCCCGGCGCCGCGCTCCGGCGACGACGGCGGCACCCCGCTGCTGGAAGTCCGCGATCTGCACGTGGAGTTCCACACCCGCGACGGCGTTGCCAAGGCCGTCAACGGCGTCAACTACGACGTCAGCGCCGGTGAGACGCTCGCCGTCCTCGGCGAGTCGGGCTCCGGCAAGTCGGTGACCGCGCAGGCGATCATGGGCATCCTGGACATGCCGCCCGGCAGGATCCCGCAGGGCCAGATCCTCTACCGCGGCCAGGACATGCTCACCATGAGCAACGAGGAGCGGCGGAAGATCCGCGGCCGGAAGATCGCGATGATCTTCCAGGACGCGCTGTCCGCCCTCAACCCGGTGCTCTCCGTCGGCTACCAGCTCGGCGAGATGTTCCGCGTCCACCAGGGCCTCTCCAAGAAGGAGGCCAAGGCCAAGGCCATCGAGCTGATGGACCGGGTGCGTATCCCGGCGGCGAAGGAGCGGGTGGGGGACTATCCGCACCAGTTCTCGGGCGGTATGCGGCAGCGGATCATGATCGCCATGGCGATGGCGCTGGAGCCGGACCTGATCATCGCCGACGAGCCGACCACGGCCCTTGACGTGACGGTCCAGGCCCAGGTGATGGACCTCCTCGCGGAGCTCCAGCGCGAGTTCAACATGGGCTTGATCCTGATCACCCACGACCTGGGCGTGGTGGCCGACGTCGCGGACAAGATCGCGGTGATGTACGCGGGCCGGATCGTGGAGACCGCCCCGGTGCACGAGCTGTACAAGCGGCCCGCGCACCCGTACACCCGCGGCCTGCTCGACTCCATCCCGCGCCTGGACCAGAAGGGCCAGGAGCTGTACGCGATCAAGGGCCTGCCGCCCAACCTGCTCAAGATCCCGTCGGGCTGCGCGTTCAACCCGCGCTGCCCCAAGGCCCAGGACATCTGCTTTACCGATGTGCCGGTCCTGCACGCGGTCACCGAGCAGGACGGCACCGAGCTGCCGGGCCGCGGCAGCGCGTGCCACCTTTGGAAGGAGACGATCCATGGCTGACGAGAACAAGAGCATGAAGGCCGTGGAGGACGCGACTCCGAACGTGACCAAGGTCGAGGAGGTGGCGGCGGCCACCACCGAGGAGGCGGTCGCGGCGATCGAGGCGCCCGTCGAACGCGGTGAGCCGATCCTCCAGGTCCGCAATCTGGTCAAGCACTTCCCGCTGACCCAGGGCATCCTCTTCAAGCGGCAGGTCGGCGCGGTCAAGGCCGTCGACGGGGTCTCCTTCGACCTGTACCAGGGCGAGACCCTGGGCATCGTGGGCGAGTCCGGCTGCGGCAAGTCCACCGTCGCCAAGCTGCTGATGACGCTGGAGAAGGCCACCGCCGGTGAGGTCTTCTACAAGGGCCAGGACATCACCAGGCTGTCCGGGCGCGCGTTGAAGGCGGTCCGCCGCAACATTCAGATGGTGTTCCAGGACCCGTACACGTCGCTGAACCCGCGGATGACGGTGGGCGACATCATCGGGGAGCCGTTCGAGATCCACCCGGAGGTGGCTCCGAAGGGCGACCGGCGCCGCAAGGTCCAGGACCTCCTGGACGTGGTCGGCCTGAACCCGGAGTACATCAACCGGTACCCGCACCAGTTCTCGGGCGGCCAGCGGCAGCGGATCGGTATCGCGCGCGGCCTGGCGCTGAACCCGGAGATCATCATCTGCGACGAGCCGGTCTCGGCCCTGGACGTGTCGGTCCAGGCCCAGGTCATCAACCTGATGGAGAAGCTGCAGGACGAGTTCAACCTCTCCTACCTCTTCATCGCCCACGACCTGTCCATCGTCCGGCACATCTCGGACCGCGTCGGCGTCATGTACCTCGGCAAGATGGCCGAGATCGGCACCGACGTCGAGATCTACGACCACCCGACGCACCCCTACACCCAGGCGCTGCTGTCGGCGGTCCCGGTCCCGGACCCGGACTCCCGCGAGGGCCGCGAGCGGATCATCCTCTCCGGCGACGTCCCCAGCCCCGCCAACCCGCCGTCGGGCTGCCGCTTCCGCACCCGCTGCTGGAAGGCGGAGGACAAGTGCGCCAAGGAGACGCCGCTGCTGGCGATACCCGAGCGCTTCCAGGGCACG
Coding sequences within it:
- a CDS encoding ABC transporter permease; translation: MGRYVVRRLLQMIPVFIGTTLLIFLMVNILPGDPIKAMWGDKAPDPATVARLRHEYGLDQPVLQQYWDYMVRLFQGDFGKTFGGRPVIEEINQAFPTTLRLTGVALAIEIVVGIGLGAWAGLKAGKAVDTGVLVFTLIVISIPVFVLGYLAQFLFADELGWVSPNVQDSTDFSQLLVPGFVLALLSMAYVARLTRTTFAENLRADYMRTALAKGLPRRRIVGVHLLRNSLIPVITFLGADLGSLLGGAVVTEGIFNVKGVGYVLYRALQGKEGTTIVGVVTILVLIILVINLLIDLLYAVLDPRIRYA
- a CDS encoding ABC transporter substrate-binding protein; translated protein: MRGAKSAKWVAMAAVVALAATACGGDDSGSGNSDADINKGTANPEGIVKAQLSEPQHPLQPANAKESQGSRVLRTIFAGLVDYEPNSPDAKLVNVNAESVTPNKDSSVWTVKLKKGWKFHDGTPVTAKSYVDSWNWSANVKNAQTNSSWFSDIKGYEDVHPEKGDPKSDKMSGLKVVNDNEFTITLNSSVSYFAYKLAYDVWAPLPAGFFKDPKGYGEKPVGNGPYEFKSWDHNKRLEVRKFDGYQGPNKAKNGGIDFINYTKAEAAYADLRSNNVDWIELVPSTSLANYKQDLGARAIDQEYSAVQSIVPAFYTKQWKDIDPKVIQGLSMAINREVITKTVLHGSRTPADSFVARGVLGHKAGALGDIVKYDPAKAKELIKQGGGVPENKISIQYNADLDHKPWVDAVCNSIKQAVNVDCVGDPKPTFQADLDARDKHQVKSMYRGGWVLDYPVNSNFMRDLYGSKAAGNTSGYANEKFDELAAKADKAPTLDETVKLYQEAEQILVKDMPAIPLWYYKVNSGQSTKILGKIPYGQDGDPIFDQVQVKK
- a CDS encoding ABC transporter ATP-binding protein; translated protein: MTTIEKTKSVPAPRSGDDGGTPLLEVRDLHVEFHTRDGVAKAVNGVNYDVSAGETLAVLGESGSGKSVTAQAIMGILDMPPGRIPQGQILYRGQDMLTMSNEERRKIRGRKIAMIFQDALSALNPVLSVGYQLGEMFRVHQGLSKKEAKAKAIELMDRVRIPAAKERVGDYPHQFSGGMRQRIMIAMAMALEPDLIIADEPTTALDVTVQAQVMDLLAELQREFNMGLILITHDLGVVADVADKIAVMYAGRIVETAPVHELYKRPAHPYTRGLLDSIPRLDQKGQELYAIKGLPPNLLKIPSGCAFNPRCPKAQDICFTDVPVLHAVTEQDGTELPGRGSACHLWKETIHG
- a CDS encoding ABC transporter ATP-binding protein → MADENKSMKAVEDATPNVTKVEEVAAATTEEAVAAIEAPVERGEPILQVRNLVKHFPLTQGILFKRQVGAVKAVDGVSFDLYQGETLGIVGESGCGKSTVAKLLMTLEKATAGEVFYKGQDITRLSGRALKAVRRNIQMVFQDPYTSLNPRMTVGDIIGEPFEIHPEVAPKGDRRRKVQDLLDVVGLNPEYINRYPHQFSGGQRQRIGIARGLALNPEIIICDEPVSALDVSVQAQVINLMEKLQDEFNLSYLFIAHDLSIVRHISDRVGVMYLGKMAEIGTDVEIYDHPTHPYTQALLSAVPVPDPDSREGRERIILSGDVPSPANPPSGCRFRTRCWKAEDKCAKETPLLAIPERFQGTDSLAAHESACHFAEEKDVVHA
- a CDS encoding ABC transporter permease; this translates as MHSHTGANPQSASNAAVAESKTPKPVATGPVTGGKKERPEKVRSLWGDAWYDLRHRPMFWISAALLALLLTIAAFPGLFTDADPTKGDLTNHFLTKPELSHFFQADWFGYDGQGRSIYSRVIYGTRASILVGVGVTVVVTLFGGLVGMLAGYFGGWFDAVLSRITDIFFGIPFLLGTMVALNAFTERKVYTVVLALAFLGWTSIARVTRSSVITAKQADYVTAARALGAGTGRILWRHVLPNAIAPTIVVATIALGAYISAEATLSYLGMGLAAPTISWGIDISDAQTAIRDNPHVLMFPAGMLSLTVFAFIMLGDAVRDALDPKLR